The genomic DNA AAGCACGGATGGCGGCAACTCGTTTACCAACATTGTGACCAATGGCGTGGTGCCCGCCTACAATATCGGGCCGCGCTCTATTAATACGGCTGTGGGCCTGAACCAGGCCTCGTACACCGCTTACCGCCAGGGTGCGGTGACCACTGCCACGGGCGCGGGCGGCGAGCAGGTGTTCTGCGGCTCGTCGGACGACCCGTTTTTCGTGGACCTGGGGGCCATATTTGACCTGGCTGGCCTGCGCCCCAACAAGGGTAGCCGCGACGGCCTGGCCAAGTACAACGTGCATTCGATTGCGCTGAGCGTGCCGATTACTTCCCTGCAAAAAGACGGCAAAGCGGCCTCGGCGGCGAACACCATCCTCGACCCCGACTACGTGATTGGCGTGTGGGCCTCGGCCAGCCGCCCCACCATGCGCACGCTCAGCAGCACGGGCGGCGCTACTACCGACAACGGCACCTACACGCAGGTTTCGCGCCTGGGCATGCCGCTGCTGAATGAGGCCATCAATCCCATCGGGGCCAAGGATGCCTGGAACCGCGCCATGCCCGGCAGCGAGGCCCCCGCTACCGATGGCTACCTCCAGAACCCCGAGCTTGGCCTGTATATGGCCGACGATGTTCCCATGAACGGCGCGGCTCCCAAGCCCGCCGGCCAGACGTATTATGGCGGAGCGGTGCCGGCCCTCACGGCTCTGCGCATCCAGACCAAGTCGCTGGCGGGCCAGGCGCTGCTAGGCGGCGCCAGCTTCGCGGGCTTTGACTTCCGCGACGGTGCCAATGGTTTATATGGCCTGAAAGGCAATGCCGTCTTGGCCGGTACGGCCCTGGCTGGCCCTTATGCCGACTACCTGCTGCCCGGCCCCGGCCAGCCGCGCTCGGTCGATATCAAGCCTATTTTCCATACCGGCGTGCCCAACCAGGCACCTTACCAGCTGGCTACTGGCAAAGCGGGCAACCCGCTGGCGCCTGGCAAGCCGTTCATCAGCAACTTTTTGCCGGTGGTGGGCGACATGCTGCGCCTGAACATGGCCGTGCCCCCTACCCCCCGCAATTCGGCTGACTTCAGCAACCAGGGCCTGCTGGCCGCCGCGGTGCTGGGCCTCACTGACCCGCGCTTCAACAAGAACGCGACTTTGCAGAATATCCCTAATATGGACGGCTTCCCTAACGGGCGCCGCCTCGAAGACGAAGTAGTGAAGATTGAGTTGCAGGCCGTGAGTGGTGCCGTGCTGGCGGCCATTGGCCTGTGGTACGACGACTACACGCCCAGCAGCACCTCGCCGGTGACGCCGCAGTTGAAGGGCGTGCTGAATTTCACGGCCGGAGTCGAGAAAAACGACACGACATTCCGCGCGTCCTTCCCCTACGTGCAAACGCCGTGGCAGGGCTTCCGCATTCGTCGCTAACTCATTGTCTCATTGTTGCTATCTTCTACTCAAATGACTCCCCAACGTTTACGTACCTATGTCGCGCTGCCTGCCATCGCGGCAGCGGCGGTCGGCCTCTCCCTTTGGAGCCAGACTCGCTACACGCCCCTGGAGGCGTCCTCGCACCGCGAGGCCCCGCTTATTGCCGACGACCCGGTGGCCGACAATACCGACCTCTACGCCTTCGTAGACCCCAACGATGCCACCAAGGTGACCATCGTGGCCAACTACATTCCGTTTGAGCTGCCGCAGGGCGGGCCCAACTACTCGACCTTCGGCGAGAACGTGCGCTACGAGATTCACGTCAAAAACAAGACGACAACCACGGCTGATGATATTACTTATCGCTTTGTCTTCACGCGCACCAATGGCGACCCGACCACTTTCTTCAATATCCGGCTGGGCGCGCAGAATCTGAAAACCACCTATACCTGCTCGAAAAGCACGGATGGTGGCGCTACGTTCACAGATATTGTGACTAACGGGGTGGTGCCGGCCAACAACATCGGGCCGCGCTCCATCAATGGCGGGGCGGGCCTGGCCAAGGCTAACTACGAAACCGACGTGCGCGAAAGTGCCATCACCACGGCTTCGACGGGGGAGAAAATGCTGTGCGGCCCGGTCGATGACCCGTTTTTTGCCGACCTGGGAGCCATTTTCGACCTGGCTAATATTCGGCCCACCAACGCCACCGACGGCCTGGCGCGCAAGAACTGCCACTCGATTACGATGAGCATTCCGATTGCCAATCTGCAAAAAGATGGCAAAGCCTTAGCGAGCGCCACTACCATCCTGGACCCCGACTACGTGATTGGTGTGTGGGCCTCGGCCAGCCGCCCCGCCGTGCAGACTTTCTCGGCGGCCACGGGCCCCGGCACCAGCGGTGCCTGGGTGCAGGTTTCGCGCCTGGGCATGCCGCTGACCAACGAGGTTATCAGCCCCATCAGCGACAAAGACGCCTGGAATGCCCGCTCGCCCTACAACGAGTCGGCCCTGACTGATGGCTACCTCCAGAACCCCGAGCTGGGCCTGTATATGGCCGACGACAGCCCCATGAACGGCGCGGCTCCCAAGCCCGCCGGCCAGACGTATTACGGCCAGGCTATTCCGAACCTGGTGGCTCTGCGGATTCAGAGCAAGTCGCTGGCGGGCCAGCCGGGCTTCGGCAACGGCTTCGACTTCCGCAACGGCGCGGCGGGGCTGAGTGCCTTGTATAATCCGGCGGCGGGGTCTAATGCGGGCACGGCTTTCGCGCCGCCCGTTGACGGCGGCTACGGCGCATACCTGCTGAACGGCGGCAACGCGGGTTCGCCGCGTTCGGTTGACATCAAGCCGATTTTCCACACTGGCGTGCCCAATGCCATCCCATATCAGCTGGCCACGGGCAAAACGGCGCTGGTCGCTGGCAAGCCCGCCGTTAACCCGCTCACGGCCGGCAAGCCGTTCATCAACAACTTTTTGCCGGTGGTAGGCGACATGCTGCGCCTGAACATGGCCGTGCCCCCTACCCCCCGCAATTCGGCTGACTTCAGCAACCAGGGCCTGCTGGCCGCCGCGGCGCTGGGGCTTGCTGACCCGCGCTTCAACACGAGCGCGGCCTTGCAGAATATTCCCAACATGGATGGCTTCCCCAATGGGCGCCGCCTGGAGGATGCCGTGGTTCAGATTGAGCTGAAGGCCGTGAGTGGCGTGGTGCTGGCCGCCATTGGCCTGTGGTACGACGACTTTACTACTGCCGCCCCCACCCCTTTAACACCGCAGCTGAACGGGGTGCTGACCTTCACGACGGGGGTAGAGACAAACGACACGACCTTCCGGGCCGCGTTTCCGTTCCTGCAAACGCCGTGGATAGGCACTGGCTCGGCCAGCGGCCCGACCAATACGGTGATTATCCCGGACCTGACGGTGAGCACGGCGATGCCCGTGGAATCGGGCACGTATAACAACGTGACCATTACCGGCACCGGCGTGGCTTCCTTTAATGGCCCCATCGTGGTAAATGGTACCCTGACCGTGCAAACCGGCGGCGTGCTGAGCACCCGCGGCGTGCTGGCGACCAACTGCCTGCCCATCACCGGCCCCGGCAGCTTTGTGCTCCAGCAAGGCGCTACGCTGCGCATTTGCAGCCCCGATGGCATTTCGGCTTCGGGCGCCACGGGCTCGATTCAGTTGGCCGGCACGCGCACCTACGCCGCCGATGCCAGCTACGAGTATAATGGCCTGGAAGCCCAGGCCACTGGCACGGGCCTGCCCAGCATGGTGCGCAACCTGACGGTGAACAACGCCGCCGGCCTGACCGTGAACAACGGGGGGATAAGTGTATCGCAGCTGGTGGCCCTGACCAATGGCAACCTGACGACCAGCGCCAACCAGATGCTGACGCTGCTCTCGACCCCCACCAACGGCACGGCCCTGGTAGTGAACACCAACGGCTCGGTAACGGGCCCCGCTACTATGCAACGCGCCATCGACCCCACCTTCAACGCCGGGGTAGGCTACCACCACTACAGCTCGCCGATGGTGAGCACCACGCTGGGCGACCTGACGACCACGCCGGGCTTCTCGCCGATTTTCAACACGGCCTATAATACCGCCGCCATGCCGAAGGCCACGACGCCCTTCCCCAACGTGTTTGCCTATGACCAGGCCCGCGTGACGACCAGCGGCAACCCCGGCTCGCAGGACTTCGACCTGGGCTTCTTCGTGCCGGCCGATGCCAACACGACCATGACGCCGCTGGTGGGCTACGACCTGAACATCGCGGCCAGCTCGACGGTGGACCTGATGGGCACGCTCAACAACGGCCCGGTAGCCATCAGCAACCTGAACCGGGGCACCCAGACGCAAAGCGGCTGGCAGCTGCTGGGCAACCCCTACCCCTCGCCGATTGACTTCAGCCAGACGGTGGGCGTCGCCAGCACCAACATGGACAACGCCGTGTACGTGTACCAGAGCACCGGCCAGTACGTGGGCCAGTACCGCAGCTACGTGAACGGCATGGGCGGCAGCTCGCAAGTGGCCGCCATGCAGGGCTTCTTCATGCGGGCCACTACCCCCAACCAGATGGCCAGCCTGGCCCTGACCAACGATTCGCGCGTGACCACGTTCGCCACCACGCCGAGCTTCAACCGCACCGCCGCCGACACCCGGCCCCAGGTGCGCCTGCGCCTGCAAGGCAGCACGCCACTCATCGACGAGGCATATGTGTACTTTGAGAAGGGGGCCACGGCCGACTTCGACTCGCGCTTCGATGCCTACAAGCTGCCGAACTCTTCGGGCCTGAGCGTGGGTAGTCTTATTACCAGCAACGAGCTGTCGGTGAATGGCTTGCCACCGATTACGGGCAGCACCACCGTGTCGCTGAACGTGCAGGTGCCCGCCGTTGGCACTTACGCCCTGAACGCGCTGGACCTGCTCAACTTCGACGCCAGCACCCAGGTGTATTTGCTTGACAACCAGACCGGGGCGCGCATCGACCTGAGCAAGCAGCCGCTGTATAGCTTCACGGCCAGCGCCACGGCGCTGCCGGGCCGCTTCGTGCTGCTGTTTGGGCCCAACACGCCGCTGGCGGCTACCCCCTCGGCCCTGGCCCAGCAGGTGCAGCTGTTCCCGAACCCGGCCCACGACAGCTTCACGCTGGTAGTGCCCGCCGAGTTGGGCCACGGCTCGGTGAGCGCCACGCTCTACAACCAGCTTGGCCAGGTGGTGACCAAGCAGACGCTGCCCCTGACCGCCGCCGGTGCCACGGCCCAGTTTGACGTGTCGTACCTCACGGCGGGCGTCTATACGCTCCAGCTGAAGACGGGCGAAAACCAGGTGGTGAAACGCGTGGTAGTTACCAATTAATAAACCGACCGGCAACGCACCCCAGGCCTACTTTGCAGCGCCTGGGGTGTAGCCCGACCGCTTTATCCCTCTCACTCTCAAGTCTCTTCTCCGATGAAAAAATATACCATTGCCAGCGCCGTCGCCACCGTGGCGGTGTGCCTGCTGGGGGCCGCTACCCCCGCCCTGGCCCAGGCCGGTGCCCCCGGCTCGGGTGGCCCTACCCCCACTGGCCCCAGCCCTACGCAGGTGCCCATTGATGGCGGCGCTTCGCTGCTGCTGGCCAGCGGCGTGGCCTTTGGCCTCAAAAAGCTGCGCGACCGCCGCCGCGCGCGGTAGCCACACGCTTTTTTTCCGCTCTAAACCTTACGCCGCGCTAACCACCCGTGAGTTTAAACCGGCCCCTCCTTAGTAAGAGGGGTCGGTTTTGCGTTTGGGCAACTGGCGTTAGCTGGCAGTGAAAGGAACAAAAAGGCCACCGCATTCTTTGGGTGAATTGAGCCTGGCCCGCCCGGCTGCCCACTGTGGCGCAACACCGGGCCGCCCGGCCTCGTCTATAGTTCCCGCGGCCGACCTTTGCGCCGACTCATTCTCCACTGATGCTCCTCACCCAACCTGCTGCCTGGCCGCGCCTGGCCCTGGCTTCCTCTCTTTTGCTGGCTACCGGCTGCCGCGTAGCCCAAACCACTACCCCCGCCCAGGCCGTGGCCGCCACCGTGACCAGCGCGCCCGCCGCGCCGGTGGCCCCCGTGGTGCCCGACGTACCCGCGCCGGCCAGCACTGCCCCTACCCCCCCCGCCGGCCCCACCGTGGCCGAAGCCGCCCAGGCGCAGTGGTACCTGCGCGACCCGCAGCTGGACAAAACGCCCGGCACCGGCACCACCCGCACCTATGCCGAGCTGTTGAAAGGCCGCACGCCCGCGCCCGTTATCGTGGCCGTGATTGACTCGGGCATCGACACCGCGCACGTGGACCTCAAGCCCATGCTGTGGCGCAACCCCGGCGAAATTCCGGGTAATGGCATTGACGATGACCACAATGGCTACATCGACGACGTGCACGGCTGGAATTTTCTGGGGGGTAAGGACGGCCGTAATATCTCGGTCGAAACCCTCGAATCGACGCGCATCGTGGCCAAGTACGGGCCGCGCTTCGCAGGCAAAACCAGCGCCCAGATTAAGCCCACCGAGCGCGCCGACTACTCACTCTATCTCAAGGCCAAGAAGGCCTACGACACCAAGCGCAAGGAGCTAACCGGCGAGGTGAGCCAGTATGACCAGACTAAGGGCTTCATTACGCAGCTTAGCTCCGCTATCAAGGAAAAAGCGGGGGTAGCGAAAGTGGACACGACCACCCTGCGCGTAGCCGCCGCCAACATCCCGAGTGAGGACCTGAAAGGCGCACTCATGAGCCTGTACCAGAACATGAAGCAGGGCGGCATTGGCGACACCGATGCGCTGCTGGCCGAGCTCGATACGGAGATGAAGGACCAGCGCGAACAGCTCGACTACAGCATGAACACCAAGTCCACTGCCCGCGCCGAGATTGTGGGCGACAACCCCGACGACGTGAACCAGCGCAACTATGGCAACAACGACGTGATGGGCCCCGACGCCCTGCACGGCACGCACGTGGCCGGCATTATTGCGGCCGTGCGCAACAATAACATTGGTATTCAGGGCATTGCCGCCACTCCGGTGCAGATAATGAGCGTGCGCACCGTGCCCAACGGCGACGAGCGCGACAAGGACGTGGCCAACGCCATCCGCTACGCCGTGGACAATGGCGCGCAGATTATCAATATGAGCTTTGGCAAGGAATTCTCGCCCCACCGCGCCGCCGTGGAAGCGGCCTATAAATACGCCGCCAGCAAGAACGTGCTGCTGGTGCACGCCGCTGGCAATGAGGACGATAACCTCGACGTGACGGCGCACTACCCCTCCTCGTTCTACCTCAACGGCGCGGTGCCGCCCAACCTGCTCACCATCGGCGCCTCCGGCCCGCAGGACGATGAGAACCTACCCGCCAGCTTCAGCAACTACTCCAAGCGCCAGGTCGATGTGTTCGCGCCCGGCGTGGGCATTTATTCTACCTTGCCCGGCAATAAATACGGCATGGAAAGCGGCACCAGCATGGCGTCGCCCGTCACGGCGGGGATAGCGGCGGTGCTCAAGTCATACTTTCCCAGCCTCACGGCCGTTGACCTCAAGCGCATTATCCGGCAGTCGGCCCAGGTGCACCATACCCAGGTGCTGGTGCCCGGCGAAAATGGTAAGAAGGCTGATTTCAGCACCTTATCCGCCAGCGGCGGCATCGTGGACCTCTACGAGGCCGTGCGCCTGGCCAGCCAGGAAGCCGCCGCCAAGAAATAAATTAAAAAGTAAAAGTGATGAATTAAAAATAGTGGATTCAGCGACTTAAAATGCTGAGCCCACCATTTTTAATTCATCACTTTTACTTTTTAATTCCCTACTTGCGCCAGCTATGGTTCCTCAATTATTCATCCTGGAGCGCCTGCGTCGGCTGCGGGCGGCCCAAGCCGCTGGCCCTACCCGCTCCCTGGCCGGCCACCCCGCCCTTGCCGATGCGTCCCTGGTCGCCGCCCCTCACCCGGCCCGGCCCGCGTGGCGGCGGCAGGCCGGCGGCATTTTATACCTGATAGCCGGCGTTTTTTCGGCGGCCCTGGGGCTGGAGTCCTTCATTCTGCCTAATGGCCTGTTCGACGGCGGGGTTACCGGCATCTCGCTGCTGGCGGCGCGGCTGCTGCCCAGCCTGCCGTTTTCGGTATTTCTGGTGCTGCTGAATTTACCCTTTATCTGGCTGGGCTACCGGCAGTTGGGTAAGACGTTTGCGGTGAAGGCGCTGGCGGCCATTCTGGGGTTGGCGCTGGTGCTGGTGGTGGTGCATTTCCCGGTTATTACCCAGGACAAGATGCTGATTGCCGTGTTTGGCGGCTTCTTCTTAGGAGCGGGCATTGGGCTGGCCATGCGCGGCGGCGGCGTGCTCGACGGCACCGAAATCCTGGCCGTTTACCTGAGCCGCAAGGCCAGCCTGAGCGTGGGCGATTTTGTGCTGGTGCTCAATATCTTAATCTTTCTGGTCGTAGCCCTGGTCATATCAGTGCAAACGGCGCTCTACTCCATTCTCACCTACCTGGCCGCTTCCAAAACCATTGAGTTTGTGGTCAATGGCATTGAGGAATACACCGGCGTCACCATCATTTCAGCGCAGAGCGATGCCATTCGGCGCGCCCTCACCGAGCGCCTGGGCCGGGGCGTGACGGTCTATGCCGGGCACCGCGGCTACGGCTCGCACGGCGAGCAGCCCAGCCCCATCGACATCGTGTTCACCGTAGTCACCCGCCTCGAAGTTAGCCAGGTTACTACCGAGGTTAATCAGCTCGACCCCAAGGCGTTCATCATCATGCACAGCGTCAACGACGCCAAAGGTGGCATGGTGAAGAAGCGGGCGTTACATTAAAGAAGACAGGCCTTGGCCGCGCTAAAGGGGGGTAGGGAGGATTACGCGGGCCGTGGTTTTTCATACCCCCTTCGGTAGGGTCAAATTCTCACCTGGGCTACCTTTGCGGGTATGTCCGCACCCTCTACGCCGCTTACGCTCGCTGGCCTTTTTATTTATCCGGTTAAGTCATTGGGCGGCATCAGCCTGCCGGCTGCCGACCTCACGCCGCAGGGCCTGCGCCACGACCGCCGCTGGCTGATAGTGGACGAGCGCAACCGCTTCCTGA from Hymenobacter psoromatis includes the following:
- a CDS encoding peptidase S8; its protein translation is MAEAAQAQWYLRDPQLDKTPGTGTTRTYAELLKGRTPAPVIVAVIDSGIDTAHVDLKPMLWRNPGEIPGNGIDDDHNGYIDDVHGWNFLGGKDGRNISVETLESTRIVAKYGPRFAGKTSAQIKPTERADYSLYLKAKKAYDTKRKELTGEVSQYDQTKGFITQLSSAIKEKAGVAKVDTTTLRVAAANIPSEDLKGALMSLYQNMKQGGIGDTDALLAELDTEMKDQREQLDYSMNTKSTARAEIVGDNPDDVNQRNYGNNDVMGPDALHGTHVAGIIAAVRNNNIGIQGIAATPVQIMSVRTVPNGDERDKDVANAIRYAVDNGAQIINMSFGKEFSPHRAAVEAAYKYAASKNVLLVHAAGNEDDNLDVTAHYPSSFYLNGAVPPNLLTIGASGPQDDENLPASFSNYSKRQVDVFAPGVGIYSTLPGNKYGMESGTSMASPVTAGIAAVLKSYFPSLTAVDLKRIIRQSAQVHHTQVLVPGENGKKADFSTLSASGGIVDLYEAVRLASQEAAAKK